The sequence TTAgactcggatcttcatcgagtaatgccttCTACtgtttgtcttctaattattttggttgtccagagcgaggcctgtcttcaacgatgaaatctcaatttttgaaacgttttgaaacgacgatgaaatctcaatttttgaaacgtcgaaaccctacataatctttcatttgaagccAGAAATGTTTTTTGCCAGTCACGTCGAAAATGACTGAGAGtcgaatgagatactcgataattCTATGACAAAGCAGAAGTATATACAGTCAAAGATAGGTAACTCTTTTTATTTTCTCTCTCATTCGTCTATTCCCTGCTGAAGtagaaaataaaatcaaaagagTACTAACAGAATCATAAATCGATAAAGTTCActattctttgcaaaaagtcatcggacttgaAGTTTGTTGGAGTAAatgaatatatttcaatatttatgcTGTTCGATTATTATTTGGTCACATCGTCATCAAGtaatgacaggagaaatgatgaTAATATCAATTGCATCAGCAATTAATGAGCGTCGTGACGAGTGAAGCATCGAGAGAATTTTAGGTTTGTCAAACCAGCTTTCAGACACTAAATACATAGTGATTTAAAGAAGCTGGTTGGCATTCGTAGAGCCTGCTTTATTGTGCAATGTTGCTGTGATATTTATAGAGAAAATTCTGATCAAAAAGTGTTACTAATCAACTACTTCTTTATTCCTCTATCTTATCACTTCCCGAACCAATCCTCAAACCTGTCGCCCAACACTCAGGATCCCAGGATCGTATTAACTCGGTTATTCTAATCGGATCAAATTTAACTCTGTTCGTCTGTCAACTCACATAAATGGTACTGACACTCCAAACGTAAAACCCAATCCACAAATACTTCATccgatttcattttcatttcactGCAACTTCATTCACTCCTTGGTAGCATCGCACATTTCGTGAAAATGTTCATTCAAAGTAAAAATAATAGCCTTGTATACATTTTCCGCTCCTTTGACAATTCCACTTGAAATTCGTTTCTCTTGCATCTCGATAATACCGAGTAGATAATTGCCAGCGAAAATTGTTTATCCCGTCAATTTAGTGGTAGCTTCCACAGTAGGTTCAACCGTCACGATTCGTTCAAACTTGTTCCGGAAATGGCCATGATCCTGACAACCATTTTGTTCTGCGGTTTCCACCGCCAGTCGATGTTCCCTTCATATCCGAAATGGTCAACCAAGAACATCtcgcagaaaaaaagttattgtaaTCGTTAAAAATACGTTAATTTTAGATTCCAGCGATCACGGCAGGATCACCaatgagatattttttaaagaaaactcTAACAAAAAATGTCGTACTAATCAACCACTTTCTTATTCCTCCGTCTTACCACTTCCCAagccattcaaatcgtcattcaaaatgacgatgcaaaactaatacgcgacggtacgtgcggctctgagtgtatcttttttttaaaaaaatcatcttttctgtgagtttctcattcatttggcttctctatATGTTTCCACTTAGTCATAGCAAAAACTGATcatagttatggcgactttacgccAAATCAACTAAAAATGATTAAATCATTATAACCGTTTCCTGTCAAACCCTTTCCGAGAATACGAAGAAGCTCATCAATTAACTCAATCGGATTAAGAAACTTCTTGGGATTAAGAAACATTTTTGGGTTTACTGATGCCATAGTCAATATCTGTTGTCTTTGGGGATAATTCAGAAAACTTGCAAATATTACAAGGCCAGAAGCTTTGGTTACTACTTTTGTGAAATGATATACTGATaaatcaatattaatattagttgaTATCGATGTTGATCGGTCAAACTTATCTAATGCTTTACGCAAGCACTTTTCGAACCCATGGTGCAAATTTTGGCCATTAAACGACATTTCTATGGATTCTTCCTGAAAGAACCGGATGTTTCAATATTAGATGACATTTGTGATCAAATGTCTGAAATGGAAATTCCAAACATCCACCAATTCCCATCAAAAATTGTCAAAGCATTCTGTGGGAATATCCGAACGGAAATCATTTTTTCTGGTTTCATCAGTTCATCTTCTCAAGCTTATCTTCTTCCATGTGGCGATTATAACACTCAACTGTTATCAAGCGATACTATAAAAGTCATAGATATCGGCTCGAATCCATCACATTAAGCCGAAACATATCGTGACAACATTACGATGAAGACCATCGCCCTGCTGATAGGTGGTTTGGCTTTTGCCTTGGCATTTGTCGATTTGTCGAAAGCAGAGCGCACTAAGAAGTTTGATTGGTTTTGGCCACAGCACCGTGGATCGAAGCCGCTTCCGGATAGTAGAGTAATAAACGGCCAGGAAGCCCGACCTGGTCAGTTTCCATACCAGGCACTGGTGTTAAGCTTCTTCGAGGATGACGAGTCTGCACTGTGCGGAGGTACGTTACTGACACAGAACTACGTACTGACGGCTGCCCATTGTGTCATAATTGATAGCTTGGTAACACATGGAACCGTCACTCTGGGAGTTCACAATCGACAGGTCGAAGAGGAAACCCAACAGAGAATCGATTTCGCCTCAATCAACGTTCATCAAAACTTTTCCGAATCGTTACTAATAAACGATGTCGCCACCATTCAATTGGCAACTCCGGCAGTGTTCAACGATTTCGTTCAACCCATCGATCTTCCGTCAGTTTCGGATACACGTCGGTTCTCTGGATTCACGGGAACCATCTCAGGCTTTGGACGTACCTCCCCTGAAACCGGATCGCTTGCTTCCGATGTGATCATGTACACTAGCAATCCGATCATGACCAATTCCGGCTGTCAATCTTCGATAAGTACTATTCAGATTCAAGCGCAGTACATCTGTCAGTCTGCTGCAGGCGGTCGGTCGGCGTGTCATGGAGATTCCGGAGGTCCACTAACCATTCGGGAAAATGGTCGTAGTCTGCAGGTTGgcattgcttcgttcgttcgtgGCGGTGACTGTGGTGCCGGCGTTCCAGTTGTATTTGCTCGGGTCCCATATTTTCTGGCTTGGATTCGTGAAAACTCCGATGTAGTGCTGCGAGACTAAAGTTGTTCAAATGTTTAATCTTGTGATAGAAGTGATGGTGCTTGTCATGAATAATATCTATATATTCATTCGGAAAATCCTTTACCTCCTTACCGTCAGTGAATATTTTGTAAACAGATTCTTTTGTAATTTATCAATAAAAATTGAACTTGTATTTTTTTGACATTCAGCCCAAGGTATCCTTCATGGCGGTTACCTTGGGTCACAACTTTATTCAACTCTCATAAATGAATTTAGACTACTGCAATTGATAGAACTTTTTATATTACTGTTTCTTGTAGAGAAAAATACGATTAATGTAGCAGTTGcccacataccttatgataagaaaaagaaccggaattttcattttaacattcccgcgcttgtcaaatcggtaaacttttattctctcaacgttggcaacactgttatacacattctgtcaaattttgacgcatatcgtacgattagtttttgtttggcgtctatacaaagaagttgaaaaattttcgtgtgacgatttttataatggatgaaaatttagaacaacgtgcgtgcatcaaattttgtattgcaaatggatttaagtgttccgaaacgttgaaaatgttagaaaaggcctttggtgaatcgtgtctaggaaaaaacacaggcatacgagtggtataaacgcttcaaaggtggtcgtacaagcttggatcatgatgagatccttggccgcccaacaacatctgttactgaagaaaacattgaatcggcgaagcaaatcgtgttgcaaaatcgttctgtgccgattagagagattgctgtgttgttgggcatctcttctggatcagccgaacacattttaactgatgttttggggttgaaacgcgtcgcttctcggctggtgccaaaaaagctgaatttcattcaaaaacagcgtcgtgttgatgtggccaaagagatgatttccaacgtagatagtgaccccacattcatcgaatggatcataactggtgatgaagtgtggatctatgaattgacgtcgaaaccgcacaacaatcgaccgaatggcgtttCGAAGGCAAGccgttgttcaaaattttcatccattataaaaataaccacaggaaaatttttcaacttctttgtatagacgccaaacaaaaactaatcgtacgatatgcgtcaaaatttgacagaatgtgtataaaagtgttgccaacgttgagaaaataaaagtttaccgattggacaagcgcgagaattttaaaattaaaattccgattctttttttatcataaagtaTTCGTAGTTAAGCAATACTATCCAAGATGAAATGTGAAAAtgcgaaaattattcatttgaaGTGAAATTGTTTTCTACACTCGACGCAATACATTCACTGAGCATTTTttcctatagaaaggtattcgaGTTGCTGGagaatcgactttcgaacggagcctcgaagacccataatgttacataccattcgaatcagctcgacgagatcagaaaatgtttgtgtacaccttttaaagatatttttaccgcacaATATTCTCGAAGAtgtctgagccgattttaacaaattacggctcgtttaaaagagccattgatcaagttcaaagatcgaatggctgtgacttctggttccgaagtgACGTAAGTGACAACAAGCATTATTTTTttgccactcaattttctccgagatggctgagccaATTTCTAAaccctaggctcgtttgaaaggtactattgaattatggaccaaatttgaagatcaaatggctgtcaatcTTGGTTCCGGACATAtaaaggtataagtgacgtaagcgaataccggtacatttttcatcggctgaattttctcgaagtaaCTGGACTACAACTTTTATGGCGAAAGTTTCCGTTTCGAGAGATGCaatgttatatgtgacgtaaccgacaattcCCAGTGTTTTtaaatgcaacaaaatttctcaGATATAAAAGAgtcgatttcgaaagacttggactcgtttgaaagctactattaggttatgtGATAAGCTGGTCGAGgaaaaaaacattacaaatgttttaaagagGCTGTTTAAATGGCAAGTTTGGGCATTTTGGGCGAATTTTTTGGGGGGAATTTTCTTTTGGGCGAATTTCTTTTTGGGCCAAATTTCTTTCGGGCGAATTTCTTTTTGGGCAAATTtcgttttgagatttttttttgtgaattttttttgaacgaATTTTCTTTTTGACGAATTTCTTTTTGAGCAAATTTCCTTTTGGTGAATTTTCGTTTTGAGCATATTCCTTTTGGGTGAATTTCCTTCTGAGAAAATTTCCTTTTGGACAAAGTACATGTTGAGCAAATTTCGTTTTGGGCGAGTTTTTTATGGTGAATTTTCTTTTGCTTGAATTTCTTTTTGGCGAATTTTTCTTTTGGTGAATTTTTTTGGGCGAATTTCCTtttgggtaaattttttttcgggtgaATTCCATTTTGAGCAAATGTTGTTTGGGGGGAATTTTCTTTTGGGCGAATTCCCTTATGGGTAAATTTTCTTTCAGGCGAATTTCTTTTTGGCAAATTACGTTTTCAGATGTTTTTTAGTGAATATTCTTTTGAGCGAATTTCTTTTTGGCCGCTTTTTCTGTTGAGCAATTTCCTTTTGTGCAAATTTCCTTTTGGGCAAATTGTCTTTTGGGCGAATTCCATTTTGAGCGAATTTCTTTTTGGGCGAATTTCTTTGGGGCAAATTACGTTTTGGGCGATTTTTTTGCGAATCTCCTTTAGGGCGAATTTTCTTTTCGAGCAAATTTTGTTTTGAGCGAATTGTTTTatggtgaatttttttttgctcgaattTCTTTTTGGGCGAATTTTTTTGGGCAAATTTCCTTttggataaatttttttttgggcgAATTCTATTTTgagctaatttctttttgagccAATTTTCTGGGGGGAATTTTCGTTTGTGCAAATTTCCTTTTGGGTAAATTTTCTTTCGGGCAAATTTCTTTTTGGGAGAAATTCGTTTTCAGATTTTGGGCAAATTTTCTTTTGTGCGAATTCCATTTTGAGCCAATTTCTTTTTGGGCAAATTTCCTTTTTGGCGAATTTCCTTCTGGGCGAATATCATTTTGAGCGAATTTCGTTTTGGACGAATTTTTATGGGAGGAATTTTTTTGGGATAATTTCCTTTTGAGTAATTTCCTTTTGGGCGAATTTCCGTTTTgggcaaaaatttttttgcgaATTACTTTGGGGCAAATTTTGTTTTGggcgattttttttgcaaaattcctTTTGGGCGAATTTTCTTTTTGAGCAAAATTCGTTTCGGGCGATTTTTTTTATGGTGAattttcttttgctcgaacttctttttgggtgattttttttttgggcgAATTTCTTTTTGGGTAAATTTTCTTTTGGACGAATTCCATTTTGAGCAAATTTCGTTTTGGGCGAATTTTTTGGGGGGAATTTTTTTGGGCGAATTTTCTTTTGGGTAAATTTTCTTTCGGACGAATTTCTTTTTGGACAAAATtcgttttcagattttttttagtgAATTTTCTTTTGAGCGAATTTCTTTTTGGGCGATTTCCTTTTGAGCAACTTTCTTTTGTGCAAATTTCCTTTTGGATAAATTTTCTTTTGGGCGAATTCCATTTTGAGCCAATTTCTTTCCGGGCAAATTTCCTTTTTGGCGAATTTCCTTCTGGGCGAATATCATTTTGAAAGCAAATTTACTTATTtgtaacttttcttttgaataAATTTCGTTTTGGGCGAATTACATTTcgggaaaattttgttttggtgatatttttttgggatttttttttatggttCGATTTCGTTTTGGGCAAATTTCCTTTTgggtgaatttcattttgagctAATTTCGTTTTGAGCAAATTTTGTTTTGACCGAATTTTTTCTGGGGAGAACTTTCTTTGGGCGAATTTTCTTTTGAGTAAATTTCGTTTGGGCGATTTGTTttggtaaatatttttttatgggcAAATTTCCTTTTGGAACAATTTCCTTTTGAGCGAATTTCCTTTTGAACAAATTTCGTGTCccacgatttttattttttgggatTTTTCCTTCGAGCGAATTTCCTTTTGGAACAATTTCCTTTCGAGCAAATTTCCTTTTGAACAAATTTCTTTCCTTACGATTTTTTTGGGGGGAATTTTCTTTTGAGCGAAtttccatttgaaaaaatttcgttTTGGGCAAATTTGGGTAAAtttctttttgagaaaatttcctttttg comes from Malaya genurostris strain Urasoe2022 chromosome 3, Malgen_1.1, whole genome shotgun sequence and encodes:
- the LOC131434497 gene encoding brachyurin-like; translated protein: MKTIALLIGGLAFALAFVDLSKAERTKKFDWFWPQHRGSKPLPDSRVINGQEARPGQFPYQALVLSFFEDDESALCGGTLLTQNYVLTAAHCVIIDSLVTHGTVTLGVHNRQVEEETQQRIDFASINVHQNFSESLLINDVATIQLATPAVFNDFVQPIDLPSVSDTRRFSGFTGTISGFGRTSPETGSLASDVIMYTSNPIMTNSGCQSSISTIQIQAQYICQSAAGGRSACHGDSGGPLTIRENGRSLQVGIASFVRGGDCGAGVPVVFARVPYFLAWIRENSDVVLRD